The Roseomonas haemaphysalidis genome segment CCAGGATGCGCGTGACCGTCAGCGCCTTGAACAGCGGCGAGGACGATTGCCGGAACACCGATTCCGTTTGCGGAATGCCGCTCGGCATCGCCACCGGCCCGGTGGCGCGGCAGGCGATGCTGAAGCGCGACGGGTCCTCCGCCAGCCCCACCCAGCCGCTCAGCCCGCCGGTGTCGGCGCGTGACACGTAGCAGGACACGTTGGGCACCTTGGGGTCGTCGTAGCGCTCCACCACCACCTTGTCGTTGGGGCCGACCATGCGGAAGGTGGTGCTGATCTCCCCCACCCGGGTCTGCGCCATGGCGGCAACGGGCAGCAATGAAGCCAGCACGGCGAGGGCGAGGCGCATCAGGGCGATCTCCAGGTAAGGCGATACGGGAGATGGGATAACGGCGGGGGGCGGGAAAAGGCCGGGGGAAAGAATTCCCCCAGGCCCCCATCTTTTCTTTGTCAGTCGGCGCTGGCGGCGGCGGGGCACTGTTCCGGCGCGCTGATCGCCGCCGGGAACGCGTTCAGCCATTCCCCGGGCCGCGAACGGCCGCCTGGCAGGTCGTCCAGGCGCATGCGCTTCAACACGCAGACCGGAAAACAGGAAGAAAAAGAAGAAGGGGTTTCAGGGGGAATTCATTCCCCTGACCTTCTACCCCCGCTTCGGTGCGTTCTCGCCCAGGTCCCAGAACAGCCCCGCCATCATCCGCAGCCCCTCGGAGACGATCGGCACCAGCACATGCTCGTCCGGCGCGTGCTGCGCGCAGGCGGCGTAGGAATGCGGCACCCACAGCGTTGGCAGGCCCAGGATATCGGCGAAGACATGGTTGGGCAGGCTGCCGCCGATATTCGGCAGGATGGCCGGCGGGCGGCCCAGCGTGGCGGCGATTGAACCCGCGGCCCAGCGCACCCAGGGCGAATCCGGGTCCAGCCGCGTCGCCGGCGCGGCCTCGCGGTCGTTGGGGACGATTCGCACGGCCTGGAAGCCCCGCGCGTCCAGGTGCGCGCGCAGGGCAGGCACGATGGCGGCGGCGTCCGTGCCCACCACGTAGCGCAACTGCACGGTGGCGCGGGCCACCGGCGGCACGGCGTTCATCGGCGCCTCGGCATTGCCGGCGCCGATCGCCAGCACCTCCAGCGTGTTCCAGCCGAACAGCCGCTCGGCCGGTGTCAGCCCCTCGGCGCCCCAGTCCTCGTCC includes the following:
- a CDS encoding CreA family protein, whose protein sequence is MRLALAVLASLLPVAAMAQTRVGEISTTFRMVGPNDKVVVERYDDPKVPNVSCYVSRADTGGLSGWVGLAEDPSRFSIACRATGPVAMPSGIPQTESVFRQSSSPLFKALTVTRILDQDKRVLVYLITSTKIIDGSPFNSVTAVPVDLTR